One Aphelocoma coerulescens isolate FSJ_1873_10779 chromosome 5, UR_Acoe_1.0, whole genome shotgun sequence DNA segment encodes these proteins:
- the LOC138110954 gene encoding uncharacterized protein, which produces MGLHFVSLEALGAQGHDEFPGWRWRTMALLSLLFVLVQSLIQYPQPAGDGLDEATHRRMQEREELLDREMARLLQELEQGPPEQQDEGWGALLFGALQQWPFWALAGLLLLLGLWFSCRRSPEASETNSSGKDQSSCKILGEEKEKEKEEDSLDSKGDGETIDVTVEADDSGSGNEEGSPVAANEGDDDDANERDEDVKLKKDSDVKSDDGHDAKKDEGWSDGNMPGDNTAEGNEEEPGNVTGGRRRWK; this is translated from the exons ATGGGTCTGCACTTTGTGTCTCTTGAGGCTTtgggtgcccagggccatgatGAGTTCCCGGGCTGGAGATGGCGG ACCATGGCTTTGTTGTCATTGCTCTTCGTGCTCGtgcaaagcctgatccagtacccccagccagctggggatgggctggatgagGCCACGCACCGGCGAATGCAGGAGCGTGAGGAGCTGCTTGACCGCGAGATGgctcggctgctgcaggagctggagcaagggcccccggagcagcaggacgagggctggggagccctgctctttggtgccctgcagcagtggccattctgggctcttgctggactcctgctcctcttgggcCTGTGGTTTAGCTGCAGGAGGAGTCCTGAAGCCAGCGAAACcaacagcagcggcaaggaccagagctcctgcaagatcttgggagaggagaaggaaaaagaaaaggaagaagacagtTTGGATTCCAAGGGAGATGGAGAAACCATAGATGTGACTGTGGAGGCAGATGACAGCGGCAGTGGAAATGAAGAAGGcagtcctgtggctgcaaaTGAAGGAGACGATGATGATGCCAATGAACGAGATGAAGATGTGAAGTTGAAGAAAGACAGTGATGTTAAAAGTGACGATGGCCATGATGCAAAGAAAGATGAAGGCTGGAGTGATGGGAATATGCCAGGAGACAATACTGCCgaaggaaatgaagaagaacCTGGCAATGTTACTGGAG